From a single Sulfolobus sp. E5-1-F genomic region:
- a CDS encoding Trm112 family protein, whose protein sequence is MKYRLMDLLACPMCKHFPLKLFVFSEKEIDRKLSQEDKKPLCELYCAYKSAFIKELNSLPPCEECIRNEIVEGMLYCEACNRWYPIIDEIPRMLPDKLRKEEEDIKFLEKHKDKIPKTILTSGVPFRLK, encoded by the coding sequence ATGAAATATAGGCTAATGGATTTACTTGCATGTCCTATGTGTAAACATTTTCCGCTGAAACTTTTTGTTTTCTCAGAAAAGGAAATAGATAGAAAATTAAGTCAAGAAGATAAAAAACCGTTGTGTGAATTATATTGTGCATATAAATCTGCATTTATTAAGGAATTGAACTCTCTTCCTCCTTGCGAGGAATGCATTAGAAACGAAATAGTGGAAGGTATGCTTTATTGTGAAGCTTGTAATAGATGGTATCCAATAATTGATGAAATTCCAAGAATGTTACCAGACAAACTGAGAAAAGAAGAGGAGGATATCAAATTTTTGGAAAAACATAAAGACAAGATTCCGAAGACAATACTAACTAGTGGCGTTCCATTTCGTTTAAAATGA